From a single Paenibacillus sp. FSL W8-0426 genomic region:
- a CDS encoding patatin-like phospholipase family protein codes for MLINAVFEGGGVKGISLAGAVKSAEDHGVQFNRVAGTSSGSIVAALIAAGYKADEMRGIIENTPFASLLRRAPIFDVRWLGPAARLFLKKGLYSGEALETWIRSMLQQKGIRSFADLPPGKLNVIASDISGGNILVLPDDISRFGIEPGKLDVAKAVRMSCSIPYFFDPVVIRKSPAFSKGLPFSQQFVYVVDGGLLSNFPLWLFEGERSKRSGEIIPVVGFKMVGKTEGQPATIKGPLSMLQALVETMLTAHDERYIEQINRFRTVKIPTLGIKPTQFRLTPDESLALYESGVASGTDFFNGWNVKTYGEQLNKERRNSSSKAVQGTLPKAAPSNK; via the coding sequence ATGTTGATCAATGCGGTCTTTGAAGGCGGAGGAGTGAAAGGAATTTCACTCGCCGGGGCGGTGAAAAGCGCAGAAGATCATGGGGTGCAATTCAATCGCGTTGCAGGCACGTCATCGGGCTCGATCGTTGCGGCGTTGATTGCCGCGGGGTATAAAGCGGACGAAATGCGGGGGATTATTGAGAATACGCCATTTGCATCATTGCTGCGTCGTGCCCCGATTTTTGATGTGCGCTGGCTTGGTCCGGCGGCAAGGCTTTTTTTGAAAAAGGGACTGTACTCTGGCGAAGCATTGGAAACATGGATTCGCAGCATGCTGCAGCAAAAGGGCATTCGTTCCTTTGCCGACCTGCCCCCTGGCAAACTGAACGTCATTGCCTCCGACATTTCCGGCGGCAACATTTTGGTTTTGCCTGACGACATCAGCCGATTTGGCATCGAACCCGGCAAACTGGATGTTGCCAAAGCTGTGCGCATGAGCTGCAGCATCCCTTACTTTTTCGACCCGGTTGTCATTCGCAAATCGCCGGCATTCTCGAAAGGGCTGCCGTTCAGCCAACAATTTGTTTACGTCGTGGACGGGGGATTGCTCAGCAATTTCCCGTTATGGTTGTTTGAAGGGGAACGCTCGAAGCGGAGCGGGGAGATCATTCCGGTGGTCGGATTCAAAATGGTCGGCAAAACGGAGGGACAGCCGGCGACGATCAAGGGCCCGCTAAGCATGCTTCAAGCTTTGGTAGAAACGATGCTGACGGCTCATGATGAGCGTTACATTGAGCAGATCAACCGCTTCCGAACCGTTAAAATACCGACGCTTGGAATCAAGCCAACCCAATTCCGCTTAACCCCGGACGAAAGCTTGGCGTTGTACGAATCAGGGGTTGCTTCGGGCACCGACTTTTTCAACGGCTGGAACGTCAAGACATACGGGGAGCAATTAAACAAGGAACGGCGGAATTCGAGCAGCAAAGCAGTGCAGGGGACATTGCCCAAAGCCGCTCCCTCCAATAAATAA
- a CDS encoding Fur family transcriptional regulator, translating to MLTTEQIISTMSSQGLRITDQRKTLARLFAESPGFLTPKDVYEYMSKNYSGLSFDTVYRNLRVMQELGVLEQIIFEDGVKFRAHCSEDHHHHHMICLKCQKTYPIVFCPMQLADAPEQFQVVDHKFEVFGYCKDCAEHAPAKAVSGHSHGKH from the coding sequence ATGCTGACAACAGAGCAGATTATTAGCACGATGTCCTCGCAGGGGCTTCGCATCACGGATCAGCGGAAAACGCTGGCCAGGTTGTTTGCCGAATCTCCCGGTTTTTTGACACCGAAGGACGTTTATGAATATATGAGCAAAAACTATAGCGGACTCAGCTTCGACACGGTGTACCGCAATTTGCGGGTGATGCAGGAATTGGGTGTACTGGAGCAGATTATTTTTGAGGACGGGGTGAAGTTCCGCGCCCATTGCAGCGAGGATCATCACCATCACCATATGATTTGCCTGAAATGCCAAAAAACATATCCGATCGTATTTTGCCCCATGCAGCTTGCGGATGCGCCGGAACAATTTCAGGTTGTGGATCATAAATTCGAAGTGTTCGGGTATTGTAAAGATTGTGCGGAGCATGCTCCGGCCAAAGCGGTTTCGGGACATTCTCACGGGAAGCATTAA
- a CDS encoding zinc ABC transporter substrate-binding protein, with amino-acid sequence MSLLILSACGQNSSNSAKIEEGKVNVVTTFYPVYAFTAAIGGDDANVINLLPTGVEPHDWTPKSQDIVNTSKAQLFLYNGAGLEGWVPNFLKSLDSDSKVKAVAVSDGVDLLMAEGDDGHDHGAEQSEEHAHEDEHADEHANDAGSEEVDSHHIDPHTWVSPKSALIMAENIKNSLVEADPAHKEGYEQRYKALQTKLAALDQRFADELSKVPNKEIVVSHQAFGYLARDYGLTQHAIMGLSPDAEPTGQDIVNLSKLVKEEGIKYIFFEELVSDKLAKTLAGEAGVETMVLNPVEGLTKEQAASGDDYFTLMEKNLQNLLIALK; translated from the coding sequence ATGAGTTTGCTAATCTTGTCCGCTTGTGGGCAAAACAGCTCCAATAGTGCCAAAATCGAAGAAGGCAAAGTCAACGTCGTAACGACGTTTTATCCGGTGTACGCTTTTACGGCTGCGATCGGCGGAGATGATGCGAACGTAATCAACTTGCTGCCAACCGGGGTAGAGCCGCATGACTGGACGCCAAAGAGCCAAGATATCGTCAACACGTCCAAAGCCCAGCTTTTCTTATATAACGGTGCCGGGCTTGAAGGGTGGGTGCCGAATTTCCTCAAGTCGCTGGATAGCGACTCCAAGGTTAAAGCAGTGGCGGTCAGCGACGGCGTGGATCTCTTGATGGCGGAAGGCGACGATGGCCACGATCATGGTGCGGAACAATCGGAAGAACACGCTCATGAGGATGAACATGCCGACGAACATGCAAACGACGCGGGGTCAGAAGAGGTAGACAGTCATCATATCGACCCTCACACATGGGTGAGTCCGAAATCAGCCTTGATCATGGCCGAAAATATCAAAAACAGCCTTGTGGAAGCAGATCCTGCTCACAAAGAAGGCTACGAGCAGCGTTACAAAGCGCTTCAAACCAAATTGGCAGCACTGGATCAACGATTTGCCGACGAGCTTTCCAAAGTGCCGAACAAGGAAATCGTCGTATCCCATCAGGCGTTTGGTTATCTGGCACGCGATTACGGCCTGACACAGCATGCGATCATGGGACTGTCCCCGGACGCTGAGCCGACGGGTCAGGATATCGTGAATCTGTCTAAGCTTGTAAAGGAAGAAGGCATCAAGTACATTTTCTTCGAGGAACTGGTATCCGACAAACTGGCCAAAACGTTGGCTGGCGAAGCCGGCGTGGAAACGATGGTCTTGAACCCGGTAGAGGGGCTGACGAAAGAGCAGGCAGCAAGCGGAGACGATTATTTCACTTTAATGGAGAAAAATTTGCAAAATCTCCTGATCGCATTAAAATAA
- a CDS encoding metal ABC transporter permease, whose translation MEILMSDFFQRALAGGLLIGITAPLIGLFLVLRRLSMIGDTLSHVTIAGVALGFLIEVYPIAVGLVFAVLASFAIEKLRKAYKSYAELSIAIIMSGGVALASLFFTLGKGYNTDVMSYLFGSIYTLDATDLKLVGIVTLIVVVIVALLHKEFFLLSFEEDAAAVTGLPVRVLNMLITVMTALVISTAIKIVGALLVSALLTIPVAVSLLMARSFKSAIVLSVVIGEIAVVIGLVVAGIWNLAPGATIVLLLIMMLIMTMVAKKGFRA comes from the coding sequence TTGGAAATTTTAATGAGTGATTTTTTTCAGCGGGCATTGGCAGGCGGGTTGCTGATTGGCATCACCGCCCCGCTGATTGGATTGTTTCTGGTATTGCGCCGTCTATCCATGATCGGAGATACGCTCTCTCACGTTACGATTGCCGGGGTTGCCCTCGGTTTTTTGATTGAGGTATATCCGATTGCGGTAGGGCTTGTGTTTGCGGTGCTTGCCTCATTTGCGATTGAGAAATTGCGCAAGGCTTACAAAAGCTATGCGGAATTGTCCATCGCGATTATTATGTCCGGCGGCGTGGCGCTGGCCTCGCTGTTCTTTACGCTTGGCAAGGGATACAATACCGATGTGATGAGTTATCTTTTCGGAAGCATCTATACGCTGGATGCAACCGACCTGAAGCTGGTCGGCATCGTTACGTTGATTGTCGTTGTCATCGTTGCCTTGCTTCATAAGGAGTTTTTTCTGCTTAGCTTTGAAGAGGATGCAGCGGCAGTGACGGGATTGCCGGTTCGTGTGCTGAACATGTTGATTACGGTCATGACGGCATTGGTCATTAGCACAGCCATCAAAATCGTGGGTGCTTTGCTCGTATCTGCGTTGCTGACCATACCGGTTGCCGTCAGTTTGTTGATGGCAAGAAGTTTCAAGTCGGCAATAGTATTGTCCGTGGTCATCGGTGAGATTGCCGTGGTCATTGGATTGGTTGTAGCAGGGATCTGGAACCTGGCACCGGGTGCTACGATTGTACTGCTGTTGATTATGATGCTGATCATGACGATGGTCGCCAAAAAGGGATTCCGTGCCTGA
- the splB gene encoding spore photoproduct lyase, protein MSTSTASPPVRKAKGTKPFIPDLVYFEPGALEYDKGKRIMEWVKSQDIPYQMTTSHNRITNLPGETEQEKYRMAKRTLVVGVRKTLKFDQSKPSAEYAIPISTGCMGHCHYCYLQTTLGAKPYVRVYVNTEEIIQAAKGYIDERAPEITRFEAACTSDPVGLEHITGNLGDLIRFMADEPYGRLRFVTKYHHVEPLLDIKHNGHTRIRFSVNADYVIKNFEPATSRFEERIEAAGKIAHAGYPLGFIIAPIIWYDGWEKGYAELLQKLADTLPEEATSNLTFEMIQHRFTKTAKATIEKRYPKTKLEMDIEKRKMKWGRWGQYKYVYKDDQQDALREFITEQIFEHFPLANIDYFT, encoded by the coding sequence ATGAGTACGAGCACAGCGTCTCCTCCCGTCCGGAAGGCAAAGGGGACTAAACCCTTTATTCCCGATTTGGTCTATTTTGAACCCGGCGCGCTGGAATACGACAAAGGAAAACGCATCATGGAGTGGGTCAAGTCCCAAGACATTCCTTACCAAATGACCACTTCCCATAACAGAATTACGAATTTACCGGGAGAGACGGAGCAGGAAAAATATCGCATGGCCAAACGCACACTCGTTGTGGGCGTACGAAAAACGCTGAAATTTGACCAATCCAAACCTTCAGCGGAGTATGCCATTCCGATTTCGACAGGATGTATGGGCCATTGCCATTATTGTTACCTGCAAACTACCTTGGGGGCCAAGCCATATGTAAGGGTCTATGTAAATACCGAGGAAATCATCCAGGCAGCGAAGGGTTATATCGACGAACGAGCACCTGAAATTACCCGCTTCGAGGCAGCCTGTACATCCGATCCGGTGGGCCTGGAGCATATTACGGGAAATTTGGGGGACCTGATTCGTTTCATGGCTGACGAACCATACGGACGCTTGCGTTTTGTGACCAAGTACCATCATGTTGAACCGCTGCTGGATATTAAGCATAACGGCCATACCCGCATTCGTTTCAGCGTTAATGCCGATTACGTTATTAAAAATTTCGAACCCGCAACTTCCAGATTCGAAGAACGAATCGAAGCTGCAGGGAAAATTGCCCATGCCGGTTATCCGCTCGGTTTTATTATCGCTCCAATTATTTGGTACGACGGCTGGGAGAAAGGCTACGCCGAATTGCTGCAAAAGCTCGCGGATACCCTCCCTGAGGAGGCGACCAGCAATCTTACCTTTGAAATGATCCAGCACCGTTTCACCAAAACGGCCAAAGCCACGATCGAGAAACGTTACCCCAAAACCAAACTTGAAATGGATATCGAAAAACGCAAAATGAAATGGGGCCGTTGGGGGCAGTATAAATACGTCTACAAAGACGACCAGCAGGACGCGCTGCGCGAATTCATTACGGAGCAAATTTTTGAACATTTTCCATTAGCCAACATCGACTATTTCACTTGA
- a CDS encoding family 10 glycosylhydrolase, whose product MKFRKSLVMLLIFVLGLQTAGLSAQAAGQNIVIHLDGQRLESDVAPYILPKVNVTMVPLRVISEGLGASVFWSQATKTVTINKSGTIIQMTKGKQQAAVDNATVNLDASVEVKQGRVMVPLRFVSENLGIRVNWTQATQTIDLFTLTNDSGSETTPDPTPVTPVDPGNSDQSGNVPATDEMRGAWISTVNGDWPSSGAKGNIEKQKLDYTQQLDQLKGMGINAVFVQVRANGDAIYPSGLVPWNSVLTGTQGKDPGYDPLEFMIEEAHKRGLEFHAWFNPFRATNSASTTGLAANHVSKLHPEWIVNAGGKLYINPGIPEARQHIIDTIMEVVNRYNIDGVHLDDYFYPSNVAFNDDAAFRTYNTLNTNDRAEWRRDNINQFVKQLGESIHQVNPNLEYGISPFGVWRNKAVDATGSDTKAGVTAYDSMNADVRTWIKQEWIDYVAPQVYWSMTLSAARYDKVVDWWVNEVANTNVKLYIGHSPYKIGTTESGWQTSQEIIDQLAYNERYNAIGGDIYFSSQYLTKDPLGLIARLKSYYGL is encoded by the coding sequence ATGAAGTTTCGTAAGAGCCTGGTTATGCTGCTGATTTTTGTGTTGGGTTTGCAAACGGCAGGGCTGTCTGCTCAAGCAGCCGGTCAGAACATTGTGATTCATCTGGACGGGCAGCGTCTGGAGTCGGATGTGGCGCCTTATATTTTGCCCAAAGTGAATGTGACTATGGTGCCGCTCCGAGTTATTAGCGAAGGATTGGGAGCATCCGTATTCTGGTCCCAAGCCACCAAAACGGTAACGATCAACAAGTCGGGCACGATCATTCAAATGACGAAGGGAAAACAGCAAGCAGCGGTGGATAACGCGACGGTGAACCTGGATGCATCGGTTGAGGTGAAACAGGGGCGCGTAATGGTGCCGCTCCGGTTCGTCAGCGAAAACCTGGGCATTCGCGTGAACTGGACCCAGGCGACGCAGACGATTGATCTGTTCACGCTGACAAACGACTCCGGTTCGGAGACGACGCCTGATCCTACGCCGGTTACACCGGTCGATCCGGGCAATTCAGATCAATCGGGCAATGTGCCTGCAACCGACGAGATGCGCGGAGCATGGATTTCCACGGTGAATGGCGATTGGCCGTCATCCGGCGCAAAAGGCAATATCGAGAAACAGAAGCTGGATTATACGCAGCAGCTGGACCAATTAAAAGGTATGGGTATCAATGCGGTGTTCGTGCAAGTTCGAGCCAACGGGGATGCCATTTACCCTTCGGGTCTGGTGCCTTGGAACAGTGTGCTTACGGGAACGCAAGGCAAAGATCCGGGTTATGACCCGCTGGAATTCATGATTGAGGAGGCGCACAAACGCGGGCTTGAGTTCCATGCCTGGTTCAATCCGTTCCGCGCCACGAATTCGGCGAGCACAACGGGATTGGCGGCGAATCATGTATCCAAGCTTCATCCGGAGTGGATCGTCAATGCGGGAGGCAAGCTGTACATCAACCCCGGCATTCCGGAGGCAAGGCAGCATATCATCGATACGATTATGGAAGTGGTAAACCGGTACAATATTGACGGGGTGCACTTGGATGATTATTTCTATCCGTCCAACGTGGCCTTCAATGATGATGCGGCATTCAGGACTTATAACACATTAAACACCAATGATCGTGCCGAATGGCGCCGCGACAATATCAATCAGTTCGTGAAGCAGCTTGGCGAAAGCATTCATCAGGTGAATCCGAACCTGGAATACGGAATCAGTCCATTTGGCGTATGGCGCAATAAAGCGGTGGATGCGACGGGTTCAGACACCAAAGCAGGTGTAACCGCGTATGACAGCATGAATGCGGATGTGCGTACTTGGATCAAACAGGAATGGATCGATTACGTGGCTCCGCAAGTATATTGGAGCATGACGTTGAGCGCCGCACGTTATGACAAAGTCGTAGATTGGTGGGTTAACGAAGTCGCGAATACAAATGTCAAATTGTATATCGGACACTCCCCGTACAAAATAGGAACCACCGAATCGGGGTGGCAGACTTCGCAGGAAATCATCGATCAATTGGCATACAATGAACGATACAACGCCATTGGCGGAGATATTTATTTCAGCTCCCAATACTTGACGAAGGACCCGCTCGGTTTAATCGCAAGGTTGAAATCATATTACGGCTTGTAA
- the metG gene encoding methionine--tRNA ligase translates to MAEQKTFYLTTPIYYPSDKLHIGHAYTTVAGDAMARYKRLRGYDVRYLTGTDEHGQKIEQKAQEKGQTPQAFVDGIVAGIKDLWKKLDISHDDFIRTTEERHKTVVQDIFDRLLKQGDIYKGEYEGWYSIPDETYYTETQLVDVERNEQGDIVAAKSPDSGHPVELVKEESYFFRMSKYADRLLQFYEENPGFIQPESRKNEMINNFIKPGLEDLAVSRTTFEWGVKVKGDPKHVVYVWTDALSNYITALGYGSADSSLYDKFWPADVHLVGKEIVRFHTIYWPIMLMALDLPLPKKVFAHGWLLMKDGKMSKSKGNVVDPVTLIDRYGLDALRYYLLREVPFGSDGTFTPESFVERVNSDLANDLGNLLNRTVAMVDKYFEGKAPAFASGVTEFDASLEEAGHAAVEKVEQAMENLQFSVALTAISQFVSRSNKYIDETQPWALARDEEKRSELASVMSHLIESLRIASILLQPFLTRAPLKIWEQLGIQEGELTAWDTTKQWGLIPAGNALQKGDPIFPRLDAEQEVAYISEAMTGGKKADAQPEAPQANTAAEAVEAPESKEEIGIDDFAKVELRVAQVIACEPVKKADKLLKLQLDLGYEQRQVVSGIAKFYSPEDMVGRKVICVTNLKPVKLRGELSQGMILAASHGDQLTLATVPDSMPNGAQVK, encoded by the coding sequence ATGGCTGAACAAAAAACGTTTTATCTGACGACACCAATCTATTATCCAAGCGACAAGCTGCACATCGGGCATGCTTATACGACGGTGGCTGGCGATGCGATGGCCCGGTACAAACGTCTGCGCGGATACGATGTCCGTTATTTGACGGGCACGGATGAGCATGGACAAAAAATCGAACAAAAAGCGCAAGAGAAAGGCCAAACGCCGCAAGCTTTCGTCGATGGCATCGTAGCAGGCATCAAGGATCTGTGGAAAAAGCTGGACATCTCTCACGACGACTTTATCCGTACCACGGAAGAGCGTCACAAAACGGTGGTGCAGGACATTTTCGACCGTTTGCTGAAACAGGGCGACATTTATAAAGGAGAGTACGAAGGCTGGTACAGCATTCCGGACGAAACCTATTATACGGAAACCCAGCTGGTGGACGTGGAGCGGAACGAGCAGGGCGACATTGTTGCCGCGAAAAGCCCGGACAGCGGTCATCCGGTGGAATTGGTGAAAGAAGAATCCTACTTCTTCCGGATGAGCAAATATGCCGATCGTTTGCTGCAATTTTATGAGGAGAACCCTGGCTTCATTCAGCCGGAGTCCCGCAAAAACGAAATGATCAACAACTTCATCAAGCCTGGCTTGGAGGATTTGGCCGTCTCCCGGACGACGTTTGAATGGGGCGTCAAAGTAAAAGGCGACCCGAAACACGTCGTATACGTATGGACCGATGCGCTGTCCAACTATATCACGGCACTGGGCTACGGCTCCGCCGATTCGTCGCTCTACGACAAGTTCTGGCCGGCGGACGTACATTTGGTCGGTAAAGAGATCGTACGTTTCCATACGATCTATTGGCCGATCATGCTGATGGCGCTTGACCTGCCATTGCCGAAAAAGGTATTTGCGCACGGTTGGCTGCTGATGAAGGACGGTAAAATGTCCAAATCCAAAGGCAATGTGGTTGACCCGGTTACGCTGATTGACCGTTACGGTCTGGATGCGCTGCGATACTACCTGCTGCGCGAAGTTCCATTCGGTTCGGACGGCACCTTTACGCCAGAAAGCTTCGTGGAACGCGTCAATTCCGATTTGGCGAACGACCTCGGCAACCTGCTGAACCGTACCGTAGCGATGGTTGATAAATATTTCGAAGGCAAAGCACCGGCATTTGCTTCCGGCGTAACCGAATTCGATGCTTCTCTTGAAGAAGCGGGCCATGCGGCCGTGGAAAAAGTGGAGCAGGCGATGGAAAATCTGCAGTTCTCCGTTGCGTTAACGGCAATCAGCCAATTTGTAAGCCGCAGCAACAAGTACATCGACGAGACTCAGCCGTGGGCGTTGGCTCGTGACGAAGAGAAACGCAGCGAACTGGCTTCGGTCATGTCCCATCTGATCGAAAGCCTGCGCATCGCTTCCATCTTGCTGCAACCGTTCCTCACGCGTGCACCGCTTAAAATTTGGGAACAGCTCGGCATCCAGGAAGGCGAGCTTACTGCTTGGGATACAACGAAGCAATGGGGACTGATCCCGGCAGGAAATGCGCTGCAAAAGGGAGATCCGATTTTCCCGCGCCTGGATGCAGAACAGGAAGTGGCTTACATCTCCGAAGCCATGACCGGCGGCAAAAAGGCGGATGCACAGCCTGAGGCGCCGCAAGCAAACACAGCGGCTGAAGCCGTGGAGGCACCGGAGAGCAAAGAAGAGATCGGCATCGATGACTTCGCGAAAGTCGAGCTGCGCGTAGCGCAGGTTATCGCCTGCGAGCCCGTCAAAAAAGCGGATAAATTGCTGAAGCTGCAGCTGGACCTCGGTTATGAGCAGCGTCAGGTCGTATCCGGTATCGCGAAGTTTTATTCGCCGGAAGACATGGTCGGCCGCAAAGTCATTTGCGTAACGAACCTGAAACCGGTGAAGCTGCGCGGCGAGCTGTCCCAAGGCATGATTTTGGCGGCATCGCATGGCGATCAGCTTACGCTTGCTACCGTTCCTGACAGCATGCCCAATGGCGCACAAGTAAAATAA
- a CDS encoding metal ABC transporter ATP-binding protein, whose translation MQQIMPLCHDPIIEIEQLSFSYGEQKVIEHLNFMVQERDFVGIIGSNGAGKTTLLRMLVGLLPPAKGDIKLFGQSIRKFKDWQRIGYVPQKNAFNPLFPATVREVVMSGLYNNKNMFRRMTRQANQQCADAMQVMRIEDIAHKRIGQLSGGQQQRVFLARALINRPDLLVLDEPTVGIDAESQDTFFELITHMHEHHRMTFLMVSHDMNRMENYLGSQPAVTNGKIHFHVRHSHEVEDCAETNLQHTTAQVR comes from the coding sequence ATGCAGCAAATCATGCCACTATGTCATGATCCCATCATCGAAATCGAGCAATTGTCGTTTTCCTATGGTGAACAGAAAGTCATTGAACATTTGAATTTCATGGTGCAAGAGCGGGACTTCGTGGGCATCATCGGATCGAACGGCGCCGGCAAAACAACGCTGCTGCGTATGTTGGTCGGGCTTCTGCCGCCTGCGAAAGGCGACATTAAGTTGTTCGGCCAGTCCATTCGCAAATTCAAGGATTGGCAGCGCATCGGATATGTTCCGCAAAAAAATGCTTTCAATCCATTATTTCCGGCAACGGTGCGAGAGGTTGTCATGTCCGGCCTGTACAACAACAAAAACATGTTTCGCCGCATGACACGCCAGGCCAACCAGCAATGTGCGGATGCCATGCAGGTCATGCGAATCGAGGACATTGCGCACAAACGGATTGGACAGCTCTCTGGCGGGCAGCAGCAGCGCGTGTTTCTGGCGCGGGCGCTCATCAACCGTCCGGATCTGCTTGTTCTTGACGAACCAACCGTGGGGATTGACGCGGAGTCCCAGGATACTTTTTTTGAACTGATTACCCATATGCATGAGCATCACCGGATGACTTTCCTTATGGTCTCCCATGACATGAACCGAATGGAAAATTATCTAGGTTCGCAGCCGGCGGTAACGAACGGTAAAATTCATTTTCATGTTCGTCACTCGCATGAGGTGGAGGATTGCGCGGAAACCAATCTGCAGCATACGACGGCGCAGGTGCGGTAA
- a CDS encoding cytochrome c biogenesis protein CcdA — MPDVNVWLAFIAGFASFISPCCLPLYPSYLSYITGMTVQRLKDERNQREVRMKTMTHTLAFILGFSAVFYSLGLGAGLFGRFFNDNRELIRQLSAILIMLMGLFLLGVFKPQFLMKERKLELKWKPAGYVGSFVFGIGFSAGWSPCIGPILTAIIAMAASEPTTWFALITGYTVGFAVPFFVLAFFIGSTRWILRYSNAMMKVGGALMLFLGILLFTDQMTKITIWLQQITPDWMII; from the coding sequence ATGCCTGATGTTAACGTATGGCTGGCTTTTATAGCCGGATTTGCATCATTTATATCCCCTTGTTGTTTACCTCTGTATCCGTCATATCTTTCCTATATCACCGGCATGACGGTGCAGCGCCTGAAAGATGAGCGCAACCAGCGCGAAGTTCGCATGAAAACGATGACGCACACGCTGGCGTTCATTTTAGGTTTTTCGGCGGTATTTTATTCGCTTGGATTGGGTGCAGGGCTGTTCGGACGTTTTTTCAATGATAATCGCGAGCTCATCCGGCAGCTATCCGCCATTCTGATCATGTTGATGGGGTTATTCCTGCTTGGGGTGTTCAAACCGCAGTTTCTGATGAAAGAGCGCAAGCTGGAGTTGAAATGGAAACCTGCGGGATATGTAGGGTCTTTTGTATTCGGCATTGGCTTCTCTGCAGGATGGTCCCCGTGTATCGGCCCCATTTTAACGGCAATCATTGCGATGGCTGCAAGTGAACCGACGACATGGTTTGCGTTGATTACCGGTTATACGGTCGGATTTGCCGTTCCGTTTTTTGTTCTTGCTTTTTTTATCGGCTCGACCCGCTGGATTTTGCGTTATTCCAATGCGATGATGAAAGTGGGCGGGGCGTTAATGCTGTTCCTTGGCATATTGCTGTTCACTGACCAGATGACCAAGATTACGATTTGGCTGCAGCAGATTACGCCGGATTGGATGATTATTTAA
- the mntR gene encoding transcriptional regulator MntR, with the protein MPTPSMEDYLERIYKLIDEKGYARVSDIAEGLEVHPSSVTKMIQKLDKDEYLIYEKYRGLVLTPKGKKMGKRLMERHHLLEEFLTTIGVQEENIYKDVEGIEHHLSWDSITCIETLVEYFRQNENRLNDLRKLQEVMSNTES; encoded by the coding sequence ATGCCAACGCCCAGTATGGAAGATTATTTGGAGCGTATATACAAACTCATTGATGAAAAGGGCTATGCTCGCGTATCCGATATCGCTGAAGGATTGGAAGTGCATCCTTCTTCGGTGACGAAGATGATCCAGAAGCTGGACAAGGACGAGTACCTGATTTATGAAAAGTACCGTGGATTGGTACTGACTCCAAAAGGGAAAAAGATGGGCAAGCGATTAATGGAACGTCATCATTTGCTGGAGGAATTTTTGACGACCATCGGCGTGCAGGAAGAGAACATTTACAAAGACGTTGAAGGCATCGAGCATCATTTGAGCTGGGACTCGATTACATGCATCGAAACCTTGGTCGAATATTTCAGGCAGAACGAAAACCGCTTGAACGATCTCCGGAAATTGCAGGAAGTCATGAGCAACACCGAGTCCTAG
- the yidD gene encoding membrane protein insertion efficiency factor YidD produces MKLTRKMAQAPIRVYRSCISPLKPPTCRFYPTCSAYAMEAIEVHGALKGSWLAAKRIAKCHPFHPGGVDLVPPKADKSVIASSK; encoded by the coding sequence ATGAAGCTGACGCGAAAAATGGCACAGGCGCCCATTCGGGTATATCGCAGCTGCATTTCTCCGCTCAAGCCGCCGACCTGCCGTTTTTATCCGACATGTTCGGCGTACGCGATGGAGGCCATTGAGGTGCATGGCGCCTTGAAAGGATCATGGCTGGCCGCAAAGCGCATCGCCAAATGTCATCCGTTCCATCCGGGCGGCGTGGATTTGGTCCCGCCGAAAGCGGACAAATCCGTCATAGCTTCTTCCAAATAG